In one Neobacillus sp. CF12 genomic region, the following are encoded:
- the speE gene encoding spermidine synthase: MSIWFTEKQTENFGITMKINKTLHTEQTEFQKLDMVETEEWGNMLLLDDMVMTSVKDEFVYHEMVAHIPLFTHPNPENVLVVGGGDGGVIREVLKHPSVKKATLVDIDGKVIEYSKKFLPEIAGMLDDPRVDVQVDDGFMHIAKSENEYDVIMVDSTEPVGPAVNLFTKGFYAGISKALKADGIFVAQSDNPWFKADLIRDVQRDVREIFPITRLYVANIPTYPSGLWAFTIGSKEYDPLEVSEDRFHEIETKYYTKELHKAAFVLPKFVGDLLK, translated from the coding sequence ATGTCTATTTGGTTTACAGAAAAGCAAACTGAAAACTTCGGTATCACCATGAAGATAAATAAAACTTTACATACGGAACAAACTGAATTTCAAAAGCTTGATATGGTGGAAACAGAAGAATGGGGCAATATGCTTCTATTAGATGACATGGTTATGACCTCTGTGAAAGACGAGTTCGTTTACCATGAAATGGTTGCACACATTCCTTTGTTTACACATCCAAACCCAGAGAACGTGTTAGTTGTCGGCGGCGGCGATGGCGGTGTTATTCGTGAAGTGTTAAAGCACCCTAGCGTGAAAAAAGCAACGCTTGTTGATATTGATGGAAAAGTAATTGAGTACTCTAAAAAGTTTTTACCAGAAATCGCTGGCATGCTTGATGATCCACGCGTGGATGTTCAGGTTGATGACGGCTTCATGCATATCGCAAAAAGCGAAAACGAATATGACGTGATTATGGTTGACTCCACTGAGCCAGTAGGTCCAGCAGTGAACTTATTTACAAAAGGATTCTACGCAGGAATCTCTAAGGCGTTAAAGGCAGATGGTATCTTTGTAGCGCAGTCTGACAATCCATGGTTCAAAGCGGACCTCATCCGCGATGTGCAGCGTGACGTTAGAGAAATCTTCCCAATCACCCGCTTATATGTAGCAAACATCCCTACATATCCAAGCGGACTATGGGCATTCACAATCGGATCCAAAGAATACGACCCATTAGAAGTAAGCGAAGACCGCTTCCACGAAATCGAAACCAAATACTACACAAAAGAACTGCACAAAGCAGCCTTCGTATTGCCTAAGTTTGTTGGGGATTTGTTGAAATAA